The stretch of DNA ATTTATTTACAGGAGTTCATGATAGAACTTAATGCAACTGTGTAGCCAGTCAAACAAAATTAGAgagttgagagagagagagggagggagggaggggagggagggagagagggagagagggagagagagagggagagggagagagggagggggagagagagagagagagaggtgttGAAAACAGACCTAGGATCCCTCCAAATGCTATGGAAATGGAAATTTGGGATGATAAGAGTAGCATTCAGAAAACCAGCAATGGCGACTGCATTGCATATCTGAAAAACAAAAGAATGAGAAGCATTAGTTATTAACTCAAGATATTTATAAATAAATGATTGTAAAATATAAGTAGTAACAAGGAACCACTGAAGTAAGGCGACTACCGATGTCCTTTGTTGATTTAAACCACCATTTGCCTCAACATATAAGTAGCCATTTGATTCAGGTAAACCTAACAGAAGTTGCGGAATAAGTTATGAGTGAGAGAGACAGATAGGGAGACATACAAGATGCAAGTTTTCTAAACGCAATTCCCTCCAGTCACAAATGAAAAAGGAGATGTTTCTGCCTTTACAGAGTCATATTATGGCACTTTCACTAACCACTAAATTGTAGCATGTCCCGAAAAGGTTTTCAAAATGTGATACTATTAGGGTAAATTTTATGAGATATTTACTCATCATTTCCATTTATCCAAATAACCTGTCCTATGCAAAATTAATATGGTTTGAATAGTCTCTACACATTGACCTTAATAAAAGAAACACTGGAGGTAGTAAGTAGTAACCCATCTGATTCTTCCCAGTGTGAACTTATAGTAAAACCCAAATCATAGAAGGAAGAAAGCTATTCTTATATTAGGATGATGGTCAGTTAACCATCGATAAACACTTGTCAATCGTATGCAAGAACCATAGCCCTAGTATGTGCTGCTTGTAAGTTTTATGATAAAATCATTACAGTGGAGCATAATAAGCAGTAGCAGATCTCATGTTTGCAGTTTAATAATAACAATGTAACTGTGCACGACAGCAGGCCATTTTCtaaaaacaaaagataagaccacatcaaaataatttgaattatATCAAAGACACATTATTAGTACCCTAAATGAAGACATATTAGAAGCAACAAACAGCATTAGAAATAACAAACGCGCAAAATCTGCACTACTGATGTATCATATTTTGTCAAGAGTCAGGACAAATGGAAAACCAGCAAGAAAATGGCATACCATTTGTCCCATTTTTTATGCAGGGCCGCCATGTGCCACCTTTGTAAGTGTGCCTCCATACAGTTGCTAGCTAGAAAAATACGACAATGTGAGAACAACAATACACAAATTAATAGGCAGAAAATTACGTTGatgctcccccccccccaacacacACACCCACCCATAAAAACACAAACACAACCACCACACTCACAAGAAGCAAAACGAAAAAAACATGCAGCAGAACATGACCTTTTTCTATTTCATTCGTGGACATTACCTTGCCATACAGTTAGGATCCTTTGTAGGGTGTTGCAATGAACTGTGTAAATTCAGATGCATATACATACTCGGTGTTTATTCCAATGTTCTTATTTTTATTCCACTTGATATGAGAAAATGGATTTGATGTTTTTGAAGTTCATTTGCTTGGTCTGTTCACCCATGCTTTACATCAGAACAATTGAATTTCATTTGTTTTGTACGTGAAACCACAGTATACATTGATTCATTTGAGGACACAGTAAATGGATGTTACAGGGGCTTGCAGGTGACATGAGTAGATATTGGTGAAGATGACAGTAAAAGAGATGTAGAACACTTAAACACCAGAAATGCAGGTGAAGTTTGCCTGTTGTGTTGTCAGTGGAGCCTCTTGATCATGAGAGTATAATGTTTGGTTTCAGGCGTCACATTATTTTCCTTTTGTAGTATCCAATCATGCATGTGAATGCTACTTTTTTATTAGGAGCAATGATATTCTCCATGACAAACGAAATCAACATCACTTATGAGAGCTGGTTTAATAGATACAGAAACTACATTATTCCTATTTCAAAACTAAACTAACTCATGTATTGCCCTAGTTTGACTAATAAACTAACTCATGTTACAAGGTAACAAGGATCGATAATATTCTACGGCATCTGATAACCTGAACCAAGTTTCAGAAGATGAGGGTAACTGTTTGTTCCTGTCACCCCGAGAAACCAGAGGAATAACACAAACAAGTAAATAACCACACAGCCCCCCAAGTTTCAAGCATATCTCCACTGTCATTCCATACTATTGGACGAAGACCAGGTTCCAACCCGAATTGATCAACACAATTTAAAATAATCAAAACTGTTACCAGTCACTAGCTACGCGCACAGTACACCATGTCAGCTCGACCAACACATCTGCAGAAGCATTGCACATTTGCACACAAAGTCCAATCGCTACGCAGTTAATGATCAGTACGGCCAAACATTGGCACCAAATGCGAGCCCCACAAACAAAATTGAGACGCGGCAGCGAACGTGTAAAGAGGAGGGAAGGACTGACCGCGTCGGTGGAGTTGTCGGCGTCCATGTCGGCGCGGAGCCGCGCGTACAGCTGCGGGCTGCGGTACACCGAcccgggcgggcggcgcgcgatGATCCGCGGCACGGCGTCGAGCGGGAGCGAGCCCATGTACAGCAGCATCGCGGCGACATAGAGCAGCGGCGCGAAGAGGAACACCGCCTGCCTCCGCAGCAGCGCCGCGAGCACCCCCCTGGCCGCCctccgcgccacgccgccgccccgcccgacccccgcccgcgccgccgccgtcgccgaagCCGCGGTCCCCGGGGCGCCCCTCGCCGAGCCTCCCCCCTTCGTCGGCGCCCGGCTTCCCCCGCCGGAGCCGCTCCCTGCCTGCGccgaggacgacgacggcggaggcggggacggcgcgcccgccgccccgccgaagCTCCCCAGGCGGCTGTACGCGTGCCCCGGCATTGGGTCGGGGGCCCCCTTCCGTAGATAGGTTTAGGGCTCTCCCGCGCGCGATcgctgccgcccgcgccgcgccgcgcaaTGGGGGGCGGgacgaggaggtggtggcgcgtGTGcaggcgagcgagcgagcggggAGGAGGGAGTGCGCGGCGCGTGAGCGTGACCGACCCAGCTTGGGGTGGCGAGGTGGCGTCTCGGTACGATCCCGgcgggggggtggggggtgtTGTGGGGTGGTATTCGTTTGGCTCTGGGCTTTCAAAAAGCGCTTGGGTTTTTGCCGTTTGACGCGGGCGCTAGCTGATGCTGCTGATGGAGAAATTGATCTTGACGGCGATACGACGATCACGTGACGTGCGGCGCCGATGGAATGACCAGAACGTACGGCGAAATTCGGGGGCCTTGATAGGAGAAGCCGTGGACTTTAAGCAGGAGGAGGTACGTGAATTATGGTGTGCGCTTGTTCTAAAGAAAAAAATAATTATGGTGTAAGCTCAAGCATCAGTTATATCATACTCCTATAGCCGTAGGAGTAGGCGAAGATAACGGAGGTTCATGTCAACATCATGGGGCTTTCAGGTTTTGTGTTGCAGGATGTGCATCATGTGCCTTGGCTACTTCAGAAATTTAGTATCTACTGGATCTATGGAtgaaattcttttttttttctaaacGGCATCACATCGAAGGATGTAGGCACTACACTGAAGGAAAGGATTGATGTTTTCTTTGTGCCTCAAGCTGCCTCCCTGCATAAACGGCAAAGGTGCATTGCTGGATTCGTAATAAACGGTGCTACTGCAAGCGGTATTATCTGTGTGCTCTTTCTACGTTTTCCTCGATGGTGGCATCAAGATTGCAGAGCATCCTAACGGCTTGAAATGAAACTATATAACGGACACAACAAGTTCTAGAAACACAAGATTTATGATTACTAATTGATGTATAACTCATCAAATAGTAAAAGTAGTAGGTCACTTGGCTACAAGCAGCCCGTCTAGCTCAGTCGGTAGAGCGCAAGGCTCTTAACCTTGTGGTCGTGGGTTcgagccccacggtgggcgctaTGTTTTATTTTGTCTTTCCGTTTTAAAGTCACTGTAGGACGCATGTCCATTCAATGGTCAGTCAGCGCTGTGAAATTGTACTATATGAGCAAAACTGACGCGCttcaaaattcatttaaatTGTTCAGCTCGTGAACTTCACAGTACTCGAGTACTTAAATAAGGAAAAAGTTTATTTTACTCTTTTCAACAATTCACTTTATCCGTTTAGCCTTCTGAAGATAATTTAGACTTAATTTACTTCCTAAACAATTCCAGTCAGTACAATCTACCCCCTAatgctatttttattttttttctccgCATACAAATTaaattttaagttcaaattttatgaGTGGGCAGAGAACATGATGCCCTATGTTAAAAGAATACATTAAGAATTTTCCATGGTTATTTTCATAAGTTGGAAACGTTTAACACAAAATTTCTTAAAAAATACAATTCTGCATAAAAATATTCATGAAAAAATCATAATGTATTTTTCTAACATAGGCATCATATTGTAAAAGTTACATTGCAAAATTTGAAGTTCAAATTCCACTTGTATGCGGAGAAATAAAAGAGAGAAATCTCAGTAGGGGGTAGATTGGACCAGTTGGAATAGTTTGGGGAAGTAAATTAAATCTAAATTTTATTTAGAGGGTTAAGTGGATAAAATGAATTGTTGAGGGGAGTAAAATGGACTTTTTCCTAAAATTAAAGGCAAGGCACAAGAAGACATTCCCAAGCTTCATATGCAGCCATGCAGGCTTGTACTTTGGGAAGTTTCGTACAGAGAAAATTCAGAAATCGCTCTCATAGTTCCACAACAAAGAGGAGCGGCAGATGTTCCCAAACTTCATCAAACTTGTGGTGCATCCTACGGAAATTTCATCACAGAGTGCttcaaaaagaaagagaaaagaaagtaCATCACAGAGAGCATTTCAGAAACATGTTCCCGTAATATTCAGCAACAAAGACATGCCGAAATTCATTGCTCCATGTAAAGTGGCAGCACAACTCCTATAATTAGCTGTTCAACTACAATTCTACAGACATGCCGAAAGGCGAAAGGTACACGATCTAGATGAGAGAAGCAGCAGGACATTGCCTAGTCACCAAACGCAAGACTGAACTAACTTTACCGGCAGCCCAAGACTGTAACGCAACATCCATTTTGGTGATCATTTTTAAGGAAAAACTCAATGCTGTTACTTCATTACTCTGGAACATCAATTTTGGTCATCATTTGAAGATTCCAGAGGCCGTCTTCCTAAGGATGTCTTGGATCTGCAAGTGCAAAATGACCAAGAAAGCCAAAAGGAGTTACAGGTGACAAAAGAGCACACTGTAAGAAGTCAGAGATGCATGCATAAGTGATGAGCACAAAAAACACCTGTTTTGATGACAGGCCGATGTTTTCCAAATCCGCAAGCTGGACAATCAAATTGTGTTAGAAGGTCATTTTCAACATCTAGGTTCCTTTTCCATTTTTTCTTTGAAAAAATAACATCTGGATTGTTTCATACTCTACAAATCTTACAGTTTTGAATGGTGTTGGTGATTCCTCCCGTAATTCAAGAATATATTCTGCTCTCCTCACGCCAATTCCCTAACAAACAAGCAGGGAAGTTAGTCATAGGAAAAGGATGAAACAACAGTGATCAAAATGCTGTAAGATGAAAGGATCATACTTTCAGCTGCTGTAACTCTTCCCTGCATTCATAGGTAAAGGAGAAAACATTAGAAAGAAAGACTGGTAAAAAAAGTTGAATATTTTTGGAGACATAAATCAGTGTAAGCACAGAAAGTTCATGTATCATACTAGATTAACAAGCCAATAGTCAGAGTTTCTTTGATGAGAAAACTATAAAGAACGGCAGGATTCCTGCTGAAGTGTCATAATGAGAAGAAATGTAGCTTGGCCTCTCATTCGAACCAACACCTAGGGGAGCAAATTACTGGAGCTAAAAACTAGGAAATTGCATAAGCACCCCCAAATGTCAGTCCATGTTTGCAAAGGATCTTTAGTTAATGTGTGGTGTTCACTCCTCACAAGGCCACAACTGACATGTCCATGTTGATTTGTAAAGGTTGAAGCAAGACCATGAGCATAgaagagagagatagagagagagtcATCACCATTTGGGCTATTTGATGGTGGCTATTTATTATGTTTCTAACGCTTTTTTGTGTAAATTATGGCCTTTTTAGAACCAGGGAATTTTATGCAATTTAGATCAttgccttctctctctctctctctctctctctctctctctctctctctctctccccccccctctccctccccctccccatccccccgcccccccccccccgcccctccctccctccctctctctccctccctctctctctctatctcgtCAGTTTCTCAACAATAAGTAACAGCATCAGCCATGTTATGCATGACAGTTTTTCAACAATAAGTAACAGCATCAGCCATGTTATGTAAAAAAAGCCAAGACCATGTAAGAATCTCGAACACTGGGGTGCCAACAAAAAGGCTGTAGAATTGCACTTACTTGTTTGCAACATTTAAGAAGTCAAGGTACTGCTGGACAAGAGCTTCCTGAAAATTTGTAACGCCATTTGCTAAATGTTAAACTGTAGCAAATTGCTCGTCTATGGAATGGGAAGGGTAACCATACAAACCTTTAAGTTAGAACCTAGCGCATTGAATTTATCTAGCAGTGTTGCACCGGGAATCTTCTCGATTTTAGATGTTTCTTTTGGAGTTTGGGGCTCCAATAAAATGGCGCGGTTAACATTATCAGATATTTGCTGGTTCGTAGGCACCACATTTGAAGAAATTGGCGAAAGAGCTTTCCTGAGAGAAGCTTCATGCTTTTCTTTGCATTGAGTTACTGAAGGAAGCACTGCTGCATAAGATATTACACATCAGACTCATACATGAAACCACAGGTAAAAATCTCAGAGTTTGCTCCGAGTAAATTACAAGTAGCTTTCGTATTTTTAGTGATTACAGATAGTCTTTGTTCATTATGTAATCACTATTTCACACAAATAGTTTTGTAAAGTACCTTTCTTCGGTGTATTTACTTCATTTTGCATGTGCTCTCGTGGTATTTTTTCAGTGGGTACATGGACTTCTGGATCGAAAAGAATCCTGTGCAGCAGAAGATAAAGAAATAAGAAGTTAAGAACTATGTGGTTCCATGTAGTATTTAAAGGGGAAATGGTCAGAAATACTAACTTCTTGATTTTGCCACCATCTTGATCCATTGCCTTAGATCTACAAGAGATTCTGGAAGATGCTGGTTGCTTCATATGGCTAACAGAAAACGGAGTCTTGCTGGCAATTGGGGAGAAAAGACCATCCATTCTTTGAATGCTCTTTGTTTTCCCCTTTGATTCCAACCAGGCCCGTAATTTTGCTTCCATGTCAACCTTGACCTTGGGGGTTTCTTGCTTGCTTGCTGAACTTGTGAAATTCCCAATGTGGCGTGAACGAGCAGCCAGACTTACTGTATTGACAGACTCCTGGTATTCTGCAGGATTCTGAAACAACAAGAACAATTAGCACAGTTCTACAAGATGAAACATCAATTGGGAAAAGGTATGGAAAAGTCACCAGGCATGCTATCATCACAGCACGACTACTGCCTCCTAGAGAATCTTGTAGTATGCGGGTCAATTTGCTCTCTCTATAGGGTATGCGGAGCTCATTCTTGTTTAGAGCTGAAATTACATTGGACAATGTAAACAATGACTGGTTGATCTTAGCACTTTCTTGAAGGCGGATCCCCTCATTGAAAGTCCTTCTATTGTCCTCGCTACCTAGAAACGACAATCAAGCACACTATTTAAATTAGAAGGATAAAGCTTAAGCATGTATGGCTCAATCCAGAGAGACGTACCTGCCAAGTCAATCAGGTTAATCCTCCCTTTCACAACATCAGCGCTGACCCTGAGAGAGAGCACAGCATGGCTCCGACTGGAAACGTCATTCAGTCCAGTGTGGGCAACTTTTCTCCTCTGCACACCTATGGAATAGAGCTCCTGGAATTCCTCCATAGATCGCACAGGGACCTTGAACCATCAACGGACAAAAATAAGCAATAGGTTGAATTTCAAAAAATACATTCAATAATCACCAACTAGCATCACATTACCCAGCTCAAGCCCTTCAGCTGCATATTACCGTCTTTGTCATCCAAGGCCATAATCTCCTTGGCTTTGGGCTCCAGCAGGTCATAGCACCGCTCCATGTACACCTCATAGTACGATATCTCCACAGAACACCATGTGCCTGTGCAAAGTGCCAGTACTG from Panicum hallii strain FIL2 chromosome 3, PHallii_v3.1, whole genome shotgun sequence encodes:
- the LOC112886073 gene encoding kinesin-like protein KIN-10C isoform X1; the protein is MAAAATSARSAAPSSQPVRVVLRVRPFLPSEATSAAAPCVSLLGSHPGGEVTVQLKDQHTSRSEHYKLDAFFGQEDSISQIFDREVSAVIQGIFEGVNATVFAYGATGSGKTYTMQGTEDFPGLIPLAASTVLALCTGTWCSVEISYYEVYMERCYDLLEPKAKEIMALDDKDGNMQLKGLSWVPVRSMEEFQELYSIGVQRRKVAHTGLNDVSSRSHAVLSLRVSADVVKGRINLIDLAGSEDNRRTFNEGIRLQESAKINQSLFTLSNVISALNKNELRIPYRESKLTRILQDSLGGSSRAVMIACLNPAEYQESVNTVSLAARSRHIGNFTSSASKQETPKVKVDMEAKLRAWLESKGKTKSIQRMDGLFSPIASKTPFSVSHMKQPASSRISCRSKAMDQDGGKIKKILFDPEVHVPTEKIPREHMQNEVNTPKKAVLPSVTQCKEKHEASLRKALSPISSNVVPTNQQISDNVNRAILLEPQTPKETSKIEKIPGATLLDKFNALGSNLKEALVQQYLDFLNVANKEELQQLKGIGVRRAEYILELREESPTPFKTLADLENIGLSSKQIQDILRKTASGIFK
- the LOC112886073 gene encoding kinesin-like protein KIN-10C isoform X2, whose amino-acid sequence is MAAAATSARSAAPSSQPVRVVLRVRPFLPSEATSAAAPCVSLLGSHPGGEVTVQLKDQHTSRSEHYKLDAFFGQEDSISQIFDREVSAVIQGIFEGVNATVFAYGATGSGKTYTMQGTEDFPGLIPLAASTVLALCTGTWCSVEISYYEVYMERCYDLLEPKAKEIMALDDKDGNMQLKGLSWVPVRSMEEFQELYSIGVQRRKVAHTGLNDVSSRSHAVLSLRVSADVVKGRINLIDLAGSEDNRRTFNEGIRLQESAKINQSLFTLSNVISALNKNELRIPYRESKLTRILQDSLGGSSRAVMIACLNPAEYQESVNTVSLAARSRHIGNFTSSASKQETPKVKVDMEAKLRAWLESKGKTKSIQRMDGLFSPIASKTPFSVSHMKQPASSRISCRSKAMDQDGGKIKKILFDPEVHVPTEKIPREHMQNEVNTPKKVLPSVTQCKEKHEASLRKALSPISSNVVPTNQQISDNVNRAILLEPQTPKETSKIEKIPGATLLDKFNALGSNLKEALVQQYLDFLNVANKEELQQLKGIGVRRAEYILELREESPTPFKTLADLENIGLSSKQIQDILRKTASGIFK